One genomic window of Quercus robur chromosome 6, dhQueRobu3.1, whole genome shotgun sequence includes the following:
- the LOC126688928 gene encoding uncharacterized protein LOC126688928, whose translation MSSKKEDKAQVAAERIKAATLSAAKGLSRAQAERAAAAAARNVNAYGQKEEGPSRWQEKREAKRQMYLNSTEKAVRLGERKDLKATTTTTSGVASQCQKCFQSGHWTYECKNERVYISRPSRTQQLKNPKLRMKVSISYDLDNPDVKEEEKPEKSSKKSKRKQRADSDSGSDSEASVFETDSGASSVTGSGYSSESSSDYSSSSDSEEERRRRRKKKKQKRGRRSKRYSTSSESSDSDSASESDSDDRSSRRKSRRHSRRR comes from the coding sequence ATGTCGAGTAAGAAAGAAGATAAAGCTCAGGTTGCAGCTGAAAGAATCAAGGCTGCAACCTTGAGTGCTGCGAAAGGTCTTAGTCGTGCTCAGGCTGAACGGGCTGCAGCAGCTGCAGCACGAAATGTCAATGCTTATGGGCAGAAGGAAGAAGGGCCTAGCAGATGGCAGGAGAAAAGGGAGGCAAAGAGGCAGATGTATTTGAACAGTACTGAAAAGGCTGTGAGATTGGGTGAAAGGAAAGACCTTAAGGCTACTACGACTACAACGAGTGGTGTGGCTTCACAATGCCAGAAGTGTTTCCAGAGTGGTCATTGGACATACGAATGCAAAAATGAACGTGTTTACATCTCACGACCCTCTCGGACCCAGCAACTTAAGAACCCCAAGTTGAGGATGAAGGTGTCAATCTCTTATGATTTAGATAATCCTGATGTTAAGGAGGAGGAGAAGCCTGAAAAGAGTTCTAAGAAAAGCAAAAGGAAGCAACGGGCAGATTCTGATTCTGGTAGTGACAGCGAGGCTTCAGTTTTTGAGACTGATAGTGGAGCATCGTCAGTTACCGGATCTGGTTATTCTTCAGAGAGTAGTTCGGATTATAGTTCATCATCTGATTCAGAGGAGGAGAGGAGGCGgcgaaggaagaaaaagaagcagaagAGGGGGAGGCGTAGTAAGAGGTACAGTACTTCGTCTGAGTCTTCTGATTCGGACTCGGCTTCAGAGTCTGATTCTGATGATAGGAGCAGCCGCAGGAAGAGCAGGAGGCACAGCCGAAGGCGCTAA
- the LOC126688929 gene encoding outer envelope pore protein 16-2, chloroplastic — translation MSSSSSSNLEKRSLLDELSSFEKGGFFDLGHPLLNRIAESFVKAAGIGAIQAVSREAYFTAIEGAGLDSGGGDVSSELSGAKKRRFPDLRGETNRKSLEAMVKNTGKESLQWGLAAGVYSGLTYGLKEARGSHDWKNSAVAGAITGMALALTSEDSSHEQIVQCAITGAAISTAANLLTGIF, via the exons AtgagcagcagcagcagcagtaaCTTGGAGAAAAGGTCATTGCTGGATGAGCTGAGTAGCTTCGAGAAGGGTGGCTTCTTTGACCTCGGCCACCCTCTCCTCAACCGCATCGCTGAGAGCTTCGTCAAAGCCGCCGGG ATCGGAGCTATTCAGGCTGTGTCACGCGAGGCTTATTTTACAGCCATCGAAG GTGCAGGACTTGATTCGGGTGGTGGTGATGTGTCATCGGAGCTCTCAGGTGCCAAGAAACGTCGGTTCCCAGACCTTAGAG GAGAAACCAACAGAAAATCCCTTGAAGCCATG GTGAAGAATACAGGAAAAGAATCTTTGCAGTGGG GACTGGCTGCTGGAGTGTATTCAGGTCTCACTTATGGGCTAAAGGAGGCTCGTGGATCTCATGATTGG AAAAACAGTGCAGTTGCAGGAGCAATAACAGGGATGGCATTGGCACTTACATCTGAGGACTCCTCACATGAGCAGATTGTGCAATGTGCAATCACTGGAGCTGCAATTTCCACTGCTGCAAATCTTCTTACTGGGATATTTTAA